DNA from Kluyveromyces marxianus DMKU3-1042 DNA, complete genome, chromosome 8:
CTGCTTGTCTGcctttttctcttgttcttgctATATACAATctatttttgaatttaaaCTTGATAAACCATTGTTTTAGGTATTAGAAGCTTTAAAACGAATATCAACAAAGAATGgcatataaaaaaaatacaaatacaaattGCAATACACAAGACCCTGGAATGGGGGGGAGAGAATGGATTGCGGGTAGGGTCACAAGGTAGGGGAAATATGTCAAGCGTAAATAAACGGCCCATATCTCAcattgatgatgacgtttttttgttattttttttttttggtcttttttttttgggggAACCGAGGGTTCCCCTAGGAGACGGTCACGTGATgtgattttcttctttcctcaCGCACCCATACACACAGTCCAGCCCTTCGGACCGAAAACGGTAATTTTTCTTGCACTACCCTTTATAGCAACTACTCTTTCTTGGGATAGTTCCAGTTCTGGACCCGCCTCTCCTCAAACGGACGCCCAGAGTTTTTGCGCTGTGGTGTGCTGGTTTCTGGGGACTGAATCCCCAATCCCTAGAAACGAAGGTAGCCGACGGGGATGTGCAAACCGTTCCGCTGCGTCCTCTACTGAGGAGtaaaaaaccaaaaaaaaaaaaataacgtACACAAAAGATGGCTACGTAGTCGTCTGGCGCAATGGCTGCACGCATTGTTTATGTTTCATGTGGGAAAAGGCGGCTCGAGAAAGTCTGCTCGGGAAAGTCTGCACGCACGACATGATAGGCCTGCACAAGTGTGTGTTGTGACGTTGGCGCTAACGTTAATCGTTCCTAGTGTCGTGTCATTATTTGGTGTGTGAGTTAGTGGGATTACTACTACTCTACACTAGGTTGTGTGGAGTGTGGGATTTACACagagagaagagatgaTCAGGCCCTGTGCgctattgttgttttggtGCCTGTCGAATCTCCCATTTGGGAACGGTGCCTGTCGAGAGATGACAAGATCCACGATGCCCTTTGTTATAGTGGTTTTTTCTCTGCAGTGACAACGGGTAGAACAAGCGCATCCAATCATCTGAAGGGACACcatagaaagaaagaagaaagaaaaaaaaaaaaattataccAAATGGTAAATTAAGATATTCTCTGGTGGGAAACGCAGTAGGACAAGCGGTGGTGCAAGATTGGTGCACGGGTTGCATACAGATTTGCTGGAAGGAGCAGGCTCTGGTGTGTGTATGTACGATGAGTTTACGTTAGGTTTAAGTTTGAACTTTGCAGTAGCCAGAGATGATCGTAGAAAAGATAATTGAGATTCTTGAGATACTTGGTTTTGATTGTAGTTCTGGAGCAGTGGCTCTCGCTCTGGCTCTTGCCTTCGTACTGGTAGGGTCGCAGACACGTCGGCTTGGAGGGTTGGAATTGGATTCTGcctgtgttttttttttcatgcTGGAGATTCGTCTGTGTATTTCATAGACAGTCACTGAAATATTtcttattatatatattttatatttaaatgggtataatataataattgaAACAGTAGTACGTAATAGAGACGATAGTGTGTGAGAGGGTTAATAGTTGGTAGCAAGCCACCGGGataaaaacacacacaagCACGGGCACTAGCACACGCACACTACTCTTTGCTGGCATTTCAAGATGGGTAACTCAATTTCTAAAGTGCTAGGGAAGCTATTTGGCTCGCGTGaaatgaagatattgatGCTAGGGTTGGACAATGCGGGCAAAACGACAATCTTATacaagttgaagttgaacaagataaaGACATCTGCACCTACAGTGGGGTTCAATGTGGAGACGCTGACGTTTAAGAATGTCAAGTTCAATATGTGGGACGTGGGGGGTCAAGCCCGTTTGCGACCTTTGTGGAGACACTATTTCCCTGCAACAAATGCGCTAATATTTGTGATTGATTCAAGTGACAGGGACCGGATGTTGCAGGCGAAGGAGGAGTTGTTCAGTATTATCGGggagaaagaaatggaaaagGTTGTTCTTCTAGTCTTGGCGAACAAGCAGGATCTTCCGGGGGCCATGACCCCCAACGAGGTGTCTGACTTTTTACAATTGGGGGAGAATTTAAAGAACCAATTGTGGTCGGTTATTGGTTCGAATGCTTTGACTGGTCAAGGTTTGATTGAAGGGTTGTCGTGGATCGCCAAAAACACCTCCGATTCCCACTGAAGGGAGGGTAGGCATCCTAAGGGAGTGGGCGGATACAGGAATCCATTATAATCAATTTGCTATTGCCAGACAATACAATGCGATTTGCTGGGAAATCTCCGGAAATacaaaaaattaaaaacaaaaacgaaGATCCCTCGGCGATCGATCGATAGGCCTTTTCTTATTGTACTTCCTTTGTCCACCACTTCTCTGTGTGACATTTACTTCTTTCCTCGATTTataatactactactactactactaatactaataataataataacaagGCTATAACCATATATACATGCCGCTAGTCAGTCAGCTTAGCCGACCGCAATTGGGAGAGCGGAAAAAATAACGAAAAGGGTAGTGAGAATGGGTCTTGTAACCTTATTCTGACCCAATTTGTTTTCATGTTTCATCGTACATATGCCAATGATGAATTTGTAATACTATTTGAATATACACTCTCTGGCCTGGCTTGGCCTGGCCTTAGCTAGCTAGCTCTCTTttatatgtgtatatatatatacatatatatatacttacatttatatatgatgATTTACAACGTGCAGTTCTACAACACCTGCAGCTCGACGGACCCATCTGGCGAACCGAAGTACGCCTTTTCCGCATTGTCAATGAATAACCCGGTCTCAACAACCCCAACCAACATCTTGATGTCTTGATGTAGCTTTCTAGGGTCCGCGATCTCGCCAAAGTCAGCGTCAATGATGAAGTTGCAGTTATCCGTAACCACGGGCCCCGCTTTCGCGCTACCGCCCTGTCTCACAATAGCGCTCTTGCAATGTAGTCTATCTTTCAACGCAGTAAGCACATGCACATAGGAACTGGGCACCACTTCAATCGGCACACCGCGTTTCCAGTTGGTCCCCAAGTGCTTTGGCGACCGTTTTCTCGAGTctgcaacaacaataaactTCTTCGCACTAGTGCTCACCAACTTTTCCTGAAACAAGCACGCTCCACCACCTTTAATCAACTGTAAATTCTCATCGACCTCATCTGCACCATCGAACGCAATATCGATCTCAGGATACTGCTCAATGCTCCCTAACTGCAACCTGTTCGATAGAATCAACTGTTTGGACTGGAATCCAGTAGGTATACACACAAAGTTGCTGCTATCGTTCACATACTCTCCAAGCCTTTCGGCAACATAAACTACAGTAGTACCACTACCAACACCCACTACTTTATGAATCTTGGCATCAAAATTCTCATCAACCGCACGGTATGCAGCAGTACGTTTAGCCTGCTCCAATTGGTCCGAAAGAGGTGGCAGTTTCGAGAGATCGCTTAATGGCATCTTGAAAACGTGTGGAAAGCTTGGTAATATGAGTCTATGAACACGCCTGCTTACAGCACAGTACATCTACTGAGAAACTAAAATAACACAACCCAAAGCaaactaactaactaagTACTACTATTACGGGTCGTTTACACCGTCCAACCACCTAATATCACACATACGCTTGATCTACTTTATATATTCCGTTCGTCACTTTCACAAACCTAACTAAGTCACTtaactttcttttcttgagatGAGCTAGCTGCCTAGCTAACTAGCTAGCCAACTAGCAACGCTCGCTCCGACATGAtgagaacaagaaaaaaaaaaaaattataattCAATATAGGAAAAAATCATAGAGCACACCCTATACAGCACAGAGTAAGTAGTGCTCTTGCTAGTACGTGGCTGACAGAAGATCGATTTTGAACCAAATGAAACTTTTGTCTAGCAACATACACCGGGAACAGGGAGGAAACTCCGGTCTGGAGcaatggaaatggaaattaCGGGCCTACCTATTGTAGTGTTGTAAAGCCTAATTTTCCTATATACTAGTTTTATCCATGTCTTTTGTACTACTTACTATGCTGCGTTTGTTAGTCACTAGTCACACTTACTTACTTGCACAGGGTGTAAAGACGGGTTTCATCGTTCGGGATTGGTTCGAGAAGCGAATGAGTAGTAGCAGCATATTCCTGTGGGGGATTGAGAGCGAGCGCGCATTCTATGtagttttctgttttttcttttatgcCCAATGTAGTACGGTGGTGTAGTAGAGGAGAGTGGCATTTCTTCCGCAAGTACGGCGGTTTCTGTTGGCCGAGTATTCCGGGCGGactgtttttttgttcttgtttgtcTTTCGGGAATTTTGGTTTACAACACCCGTGCATCTTTCGAAATGTGTTGCACCCGTACATTTTGAcgttattgttttttgatGAAACATGTCTTCCTAATATGGAATATGTTTCCTGGTCTGTCgcttttatttttttccctctc
Protein-coding regions in this window:
- the RKI1 gene encoding ribose-5-phosphate isomerase RKI1, with protein sequence MYCAVSRRVHRLILPSFPHVFKMPLSDLSKLPPLSDQLEQAKRTAAYRAVDENFDAKIHKVVGVGSGTTVVYVAERLGEYVNDSSNFVCIPTGFQSKQLILSNRLQLGSIEQYPEIDIAFDGADEVDENLQLIKGGGACLFQEKLVSTSAKKFIVVADSRKRSPKHLGTNWKRGVPIEVVPSSYVHVLTALKDRLHCKSAIVRQGGSAKAGPVVTDNCNFIIDADFGEIADPRKLHQDIKMLVGVVETGLFIDNAEKAYFGSPDGSVELQVL
- the ARF3 gene encoding Arf family GTPase ARF3, whose translation is MGNSISKVLGKLFGSREMKILMLGLDNAGKTTILYKLKLNKIKTSAPTVGFNVETLTFKNVKFNMWDVGGQARLRPLWRHYFPATNALIFVIDSSDRDRMLQAKEELFSIIGEKEMEKVVLLVLANKQDLPGAMTPNEVSDFLQLGENLKNQLWSVIGSNALTGQGLIEGLSWIAKNTSDSH